One genomic window of Cupriavidus malaysiensis includes the following:
- a CDS encoding tyrosine-type recombinase/integrase, whose translation MAQISNAFDIVALIDLAYQTAQRIGDLLALNWSEVSDEGILFHPAKTVNSSGVRMLIEMTPDLKATLESAKVGKVKAIGPVVCTQTGGRFTYSGAQTAWKRACQRARQRYEKSCRDAATPVDRHYLAGMHFHDLRAKALTDKRRQDGAAAAQALAGHTTAEMTAHYTKAREVEHVTPVPMKRSS comes from the coding sequence GTGGCTCAGATTTCAAATGCGTTTGACATCGTCGCGCTAATCGATCTGGCGTATCAAACGGCCCAGCGCATCGGCGACCTACTGGCGCTGAACTGGTCGGAAGTGAGTGACGAGGGCATTCTGTTCCACCCAGCCAAGACAGTGAACAGTTCCGGGGTGCGGATGCTGATCGAGATGACACCGGACCTCAAGGCAACACTCGAGTCTGCGAAGGTCGGAAAGGTGAAGGCGATCGGTCCAGTGGTCTGTACGCAGACTGGTGGACGCTTCACGTATAGCGGAGCGCAGACGGCTTGGAAGCGGGCCTGCCAGCGCGCCCGGCAACGATATGAGAAATCATGTCGCGACGCAGCAACGCCGGTCGATCGTCACTATCTGGCTGGAATGCACTTTCACGACCTACGCGCGAAAGCCTTGACGGACAAACGCAGGCAAGATGGCGCTGCAGCTGCCCAGGCGTTGGCCGGGCACACGACCGCAGAAATGACTGCGCACTACACGAAGGCGCGAGAGGTCGAGCACGTGACGCCAGTGCCTATGAAGCGCTCAAGTTAG
- a CDS encoding MerR family transcriptional regulator, protein MSDKPSDRVALPPIPAKRYFTIGEVSELCAVKPHVLRYWEQEFTQLKPVKRRGNRRYYQHHEVLLIRRIRELLYEQGFTINGARNRLDEGRHHTIPPVQEESVGAAPAHVEDAPVLSVDLNALRNELVDVQHLLAQLREIAGHGPK, encoded by the coding sequence ATGTCCGACAAACCAAGCGATCGCGTCGCGCTGCCGCCGATTCCCGCCAAGCGCTACTTCACCATCGGTGAGGTAAGCGAGCTGTGCGCCGTCAAGCCGCACGTGCTGCGCTACTGGGAGCAGGAGTTCACGCAGCTCAAGCCCGTCAAGCGGCGCGGCAACCGGCGTTACTACCAGCACCACGAGGTGCTGCTGATCCGTCGGATCCGCGAGCTGCTGTACGAGCAGGGCTTCACCATCAACGGCGCGCGCAACCGGCTCGATGAAGGGCGGCATCATACGATACCGCCCGTGCAGGAAGAGAGTGTCGGCGCGGCACCGGCGCACGTCGAAGACGCCCCGGTGTTGTCGGTCGATCTGAACGCGCTGCGCAATGAACTGGTCGACGTCCAGCATCTGCTCGCGCAGTTGCGCGAGATCGCCGGACACGGTCCGAAGTAA
- a CDS encoding integration host factor subunit alpha: MNDRHLNVMTAAALGEAGDRQAAHRDDDTPESRVTEVPTLTKAELAEMLFDQVGLNKRESKDMVEAFFDVIREALEQGDSVKLSGFGNFQLRDKPQRPGRNPKTGEVIPITARRVVTFHASQKLKALVEERAGLALPG, encoded by the coding sequence TGGGTGAGGCAGGCGACCGGCAAGCAGCCCACCGCGACGACGACACGCCGGAATCCCGCGTGACCGAGGTTCCCACTCTCACCAAGGCCGAGCTGGCGGAGATGCTGTTCGACCAGGTCGGTCTGAACAAGCGTGAATCCAAGGATATGGTCGAAGCCTTCTTCGACGTGATTCGCGAAGCCTTGGAGCAGGGTGACAGCGTCAAGCTATCCGGCTTCGGTAACTTCCAGCTGCGCGACAAGCCGCAGCGCCCCGGCCGTAATCCCAAGACCGGCGAGGTGATCCCCATCACCGCACGCCGCGTTGTCACCTTCCACGCCAGCCAGAAGCTGAAGGCACTGGTGGAAGAGCGGGCCGGCCTCGCGCTGCCTGGCTGA